In Natronospira bacteriovora, the genomic stretch CGGCGTAGTTGGCCTGGCCGCGATTGCCCATCAGGCCGGAAACCGAGGACATCGCCACAATGCGCCCACCCTTGCGCGAACGCACCATGGGCATCACCAGGGGGTGGACCACATTGTAGAAGCCACCAAGATTGGTATTGATGACCCGGTCCCAGTCCTCGCCGGGCATGGCCGGGAAAGCATTGTCGGCCGTGATGCCGGCATTGCAGATCACCCCGTAGTAGGCGCCATTGGCCTCCACGTCCGCTTCCAGGGCGGCGGCCACGGCCTCCCGGTCACCGATGTCGAAGGCCAGTGTATCCGCCCGGCCACCGGCCCCGCGGATGTCTTCAGCCAGCGCCTCGGCGGCATCCCGGCCGGAACGATAATGCAGGGTGAGCGCCCAGCCATCTTCCGCCAGGCGCCGGGCGATGGCGCGTCCGATTCCCCGGCTGGCGCCGGTTACCAGCACCCGCCTGTCGTCCTGTTGGCTCATTGATCTTCTCCGTCGGCAGCGACCACGTCGCCTTGCATTTCCATGACACTCAGCCGGCCACGCGCCACCACGCGACCGTCCAGATGAATTTCCCCGCTGTAGGAACCGAATCCATTGTCCTGACGCATCAGCTCCTGCATGTGAATGTCCAGCTCGCCGGGCACCGGAAAGGCGGGAATATCCGCGTCAAAGGACCGGCAGGCGAGCAGATACCCCATGCGTGGACGCTCGCCCCGGGCCTGACCCCGCGCGCCGGACCACGCCGCCACCGTCTGGGCCATCATTTCCAGCCCGACCCAGGCCGGCACCTGCCCGTCTGCATCCAGAAAGGGATGTGCCGGGGTCAGCCGTACACACCCATGGGCCTGCACATCGCCATGGCTCGCCAGCTCGTCAATCAGGCGCATGTCGCCGCCATGGGGCAGCAACGCTTCCGATTTCATTCCGGGAAACCCCCTGAACCGTTGTTTCTGATGCAGGACTCAGGCGTCGCCGATAAGCAGCACGGCATTGCTGCCACCAAAGGCGAAGGAGTTGCTCATGGCCAGCCGCACACCCCCTCGCACACGGCTGTCGGTGTCGATCAGGCTCAGTGGCGCCAGCGCCGGATCCGCCTCGCCATCCCAGACATGGGGCGGCAGACGACCGTCACCATGATCGGGATGCAGGGCCAGCCAGCAGAAGGCCGCTTCGGTGGCACCCGCCGCACCCAGTGTATGTCCTGTCATGCCCTTGCTCGACCCGCAGGCCACGCCCTCGGGAAACACCCGGGCAACCGCATGGCTCTCCATCAGGTCATTCTTAATGGTACCTGTTCCGTGCAGGTTCAGATAGGCGACATCGCCGGCTGCCCGCCCCGCCTGATCCAGGGCCGCACGCATGGCGGCTTCGGCGCCACGGCCCTCCGGATCCGGGGCGGAAATATGGTGGGCATCGGAGGTCTCGCCCCAGCCCATCAGGCTCAGGCCGCCGGCTTCCCGGCTCATGAGAAAGAGCGCCGCCCCTTCACCGATGTTGATGCCGTCACGACGACGGCTGAAGGGGTTGCTCTGCCCCGCCGACACGGATTCCAGTGCATCAAAGCCATTCACCGTCAGACCGCAGAGGGAATCCACCCCCCCTGCCAGAACCACGTCACACAGCCCCGCCTGCAGCAGGCGCGCCCCGGCGATGATGGATTTGGCGCTGGAGGTGCAGGCAGTGGAAATGGTCATGGCCGGACCGGTGACCGCGAGGAAATCCGCGAGGAAGTCCGAGGGGCTGCCGACTTCCTGCTGCCGGTAGTGGTAATCCGACGGCCGCGGCTGACCGTGATGATCCGCGGCAACGGCCTGCTCCCCCTCGCGCACTCCCGAGGTACTCGAACCCAGCACCACCGCCACCCGCTGCGGCCCATGCCGCTGAATGGCGGCATCCACGGCCTCGCGAATCTGGTTCAGGGCGGCCAGCAGGAGGCGGTTGTTGCGGCTGTTGTAGTGACGCCAAGGCGGTTCGATGGCCGGCAACGGCCCCGGCCACTCCGCTACCGTGGTACGGCCACCCCGCAGCAGCGTCACCTCGCGGTTCAGGCCGGCGCGGCTGCCGGACAGCAGCGATTGGAGCACGCTGTCACGATCGCCTCCCAGGGAATTGATGATGCCAAGCTGGTTGAGATAACAGCGCAAGTACGAGACTCCTCAAAGCGGGCTCATTCGAATGTACAGCTCGTCGGCGAATTCGACGGTAATCTCGCCGTCCGGCGCATAGTGTATGCGGGCCAGCAGGCGACCGCCATCCAGTGTCAGGCGCCGCTCGCGGCCATCGTCCATGGCCCGATCACTCACCCGGCCGCCGATGACGGCCGTGGCCAGCTGATCGGGGGACGCGAAGACCAGCTGAATCAGCGCCAGCAATCGACGTCCGTCCAGGCCCATTTCCTCGCTGCGAACGGACTGCTGCAGCCGCGTACCGTCCCATTCGATTCGGAACAGCCCCATGCCGGTCTGGCTCTGCCCCACCAGCAGGGTGCGCTCGCTATCGAAGGCAATCTGGCCGATGAAGGTCTGCCGGCCCTCCGGGCTGCGCACCTCCACCCGATCCAGGCGTTCCTCCGGATCGGCCAGGGCCGCCGGCTCGATCAGGCAATAGGCCAGCCTGGCGTGCAGGCGCTCGCACTCCCGTTCGGGTGGCAGGCTGACATGGGCGCAGGCGGCCAGCAGCAGGGTGAAGATCAGGACGACATGGCCCTTCATGCAACGCCCTCCCCGCCATCCTCACAGGCCAGCACAAAGGACGACAGCCAGGCGGCCACGATGCCCACCACCACGGTCAGGCCGAACTGGCCAAGGGCACTGACCTGGCTCAGGCCCAGCAGACCGAAGGCCAGCAGGGTGGTGACGGCGGCCAGGGCAATGCCGGTGACCCCGGGCGGCGAGACCCTCTGCTCGGCCGCCAGGAAGGCGGCGTAGTCCGCCCCCACCCCGAGCCCCAGGATCAGCCCCATGAGCACGAAGGTATTGAGCCCGATCCCGCTCAGCCACAGAAACAGCAGGGTGATCGACAATGCACACAGGGGAGCGAGTGCCGGGCGCAGACCTCGCGGCCAGCCGAGAATGAGAACGAACAACAGGGGAATACCCAGTACCGCTGCCGTGAGTATCCAGTGCCCGGCCGCCCGCCGTTGCGCCGAGAGGTTTTCGTTCATCAGGCTGATGGGGCGAATGAAGCGCACACCGGGGGGAAGCGCGCTCTCGATTCCGGGGGCGCCCCGGGGAATCACCAGGCTGGCGGGGGCCGTTTCGTGCTTCAGCCACAGGCTGTCGGCCAGTGGTGCCAATGGCCCGCTGCCCAGGTCCCGCGGCTGTAACCAGCGCCCGTCGGCGGCGGCCCAGTCCCGGCGCAGGCGCTGCAAGCCCGCCGAACTCAGGCCCAGGGCCTGCAATTGTTCCATCAGGCGGGGGTTATTCAGGGCTTGCCCAATGAGGGCATGGGCCTCTTTCTGTCGCGTCAGCGGCGGCACCACGCGGGACAGGGCAATAGGGGCATCGGCCAGCCCCTGATCCAGGCGGCTCAGCAAGGCCTGCTCGCGTTCGAGGACAGTATCGGCAGCATCACCCTCGACGATGAAGAAGCCTTCAGGGAAGTTCGTGCCGGTGAGGGAACGCAGATGCTGATCCACCGCCAGGCGCTCGGGCAGCTCGGCCTGGAAAGCCCGCAGATCATCCGAACCCGGGATCAGGGCGTAAGCCAGCACGCCCAGTGGCAGGCACAGTAACGGCAGCAGCCAGCGCACGCGACCCAGCCCGGCGAAGAAGGCCACCGGACGATTAACGCCCTGCTGCAACCGCGAACGCAGCTGGAGGGGGCGCCCGCGATCGGCAAAGGGGAACAGCCACACCACCGTAAGCCAGGCACCCGCCAGACCGGCACCGGAAAACACCGCCAGCTCGCGCATCACCGGAAAGGGGCTCAACGCCAATACCGTCAGGCACAAAAGACTGCTGGCCACGCCCAGCACCAGGGGGCGGCGCAGGCGTCGAACCACGTCGGCACCGCCACCGGGCGAGTCACCTTCGGCACGATGCACCAGGTACTTGAAGACATAGTCGATGGCGATGCCCAGCAGCGTCGTGCCTGCCACCAGTGTGATCACATGCAGGCGGCCGAAGAGCAGAAGGGACAAGGCCACCGCCATCAACACGCCGGTGGCCAGTGCCAGCGTTCCCAGCAGCACCGGACGAAGACTGCCAAAGGCGAGCAGGACCAGCAGTACGATACCGCTCAGGGACAGAGTGGAGATCAGGGTGATTTCCGCCCGGGCCAGGTCACGCTGTTCCGCCGCAAACAGAACCGGACCGGTCACCTGCAGACGGCAGTCGCCACACTCGGCACTGGCCGCAAGCCTCGCGTTCTCGAGCGCATCGAGGACGGTGGCCTGAAAACGCCCGTCAAAGGCTTCACCCTGCAGCGTCATGGGCAGAAACCAGAAGGGCTCACCGGCCCGCTCGCCCTGCCAGAGTCCGCCGCGCGCCTGAAGACCGGGATAGGGATTGGGCAGCCGCGAGAGGTAGTCGCCCAGAAAGCCGGCGGGATCCTTGTCGAATCCCAGGCCGGGGGTGGATGAGGGGCGCGCCAGCCGCGCCTGAACGGCACGCAGATAGGCCTGGGCCGGATCCGCCCTCATGGCCTCAAGGCGGGTATCGCTAAGCAGGACAAAGCGCCAGTCGGCCAGGTGATCCAGCAGATCACGGCTGGACCCCGAGCGTACCGGCCGCGCCACGGCAGCGGCTTCCAGTTCGTCACGGGCCGCCCGCATGGCCGCCTCGGCGGCCACCGTGGGCCCGGTGACCAGCAGCATCAATTCGCCGGCAACGCCGAGACGATCCTGCTGCAGTGCCCGCGCCACCACCGGATCCTGATGTTCCGCCGGCATCAGATGGGTGATGTCGGTATCCAGCCAGTCTCCGTCGCCTGCCAGATGAAACCCGCCCACGGCGAGCACGGCCAACAGCATCAATAGCCAGAAAAGCGCCCCTCTCATGAACCCGATTCCGTGTCGTCCTCCGGCAGCGACGGGGCTTTGCCACGATGCTCACTGAGACGGATGTCGAGCCGGCCACCATCGGCCTCCTCAATCACCACCCGGCGGATATGCCCGTTCTTTTCCAGCTGCAGGCGGGGAATCTGTTGGGCCAGTGCCTCATCCCGCGGCACCAGACTGAGCACCTGGCCGTGTCCATCGTCCGGTACCGATCGATCCCGTACCTGAAACAGACTCGCCATGGCCTGCTCGTCGCCGCTCATGACCGCAATGAGGAGCTCATTGAGCGAGACCACCCAGGGGGCCTCGCGACGGCTGATCTCGCGCCGGTGGCCATCGGCATCCTCCTCGACGATGCGATCCAGATACAGCAGATAGGCGTATTCAAAGGGTGATTCGGTGCGCCACTCCAGGCCTTCGCCCTCGACCCAGCTCACCCGTCCCTCGCTGCGAAAGGGTCGCTCCAGCCCCGGCGTGGTGCGTGCCTGTTCGAAGCGGGCCTCGAAGCCTTCCGGTGCCGTGTCGGCGGCGGCCGACGGGGTCAGCAGGCACAGGGACATAAGCAGGGCGGCCAGGCGCATCATGAGGCCTGGGCCTCCAGCCGGGCACGTACGCGATCCGTGAGGGCGGGTGGTGAGACGAACTGCAGTTCGCCACTGCGCGCATCCACCGCGCACTGAATGGTGTGGGCTCGACACAGACGCCTGTCATCGTCCAGATTGCGGATCTCGTAATCGATACGCAGGCGGTTTTCCCATTCCACGATGCCCGAAATGACACGGATGCGTTGGGCATATTCCAGCGGCCGGATGTACTTCACCCGGGTATCGACGATGGGCCAGAGGTATTCCGATGCGCGCATTTCCGGGTAGTCGTAGTCGATGCTGCGCAGCAGGGCGGCCCGACCGGCCTCGAAGTAGCGAAAGTAGTTGCCATGCCAGGCCACCCCCATGGGGTCGAGGTCCTGAAAGGGCACTTCCAGTTCGATGCTTTCCTGGATGACTGCCTTCATTGTTCGTTCTCCAGCGGAATTCGACGATCGCGCAGGGTGTCCAGCAAGGCACGAAGCTCCATCTCCAGGGCCCGATCCTGATGCACCGGGGGGCAGACCTGACGTACGGCCTCGAGGGTCGCTTCCACCGTGGCGGGCAACCCCCTGAGCTCATTGCGCTGTTCACGGATATAAAGAGCCTGGGAGACGGTCACCAGCAGAGCCGTGCAGACCTGCTCGGCCAGCTCAAGCACCCGCAGGGCATCACGGGCGGCGATGGTGCCCATGCTTACCTTGTCCTGGTTGTGACATTCGGTGGAACGGGAAAAGGCGGTGGCCGGCATGGTCAGCTTGAGCGCCTCGGCCGTCCAGGCGGACACCGAGATCTGCAGGGCCTTGAGGCCATGACTGCTGTCCCGCTCCGGATTGTCCTCGCTGGCGAGATTGGCCGGCAGTCCGTTGGAGAAGCGGGCATCCACCAGCTGGGCCATCTGCCGATCCTGCAGATCGGCCAGGCTGGCAATCGCCGTTTTCAGGGAATCCATGGCCTGGCCCACATGACCGCCATAGAAATGCCCGCCGTGATAGACACTGCCGTCCACCGGATCAATCAGGGGGTTGTCATTGGCGCTGTTGAACTCGATGTCCAGCCAGCGTTCCGTCCAGTCCAGGGTGTCATCAAGCACGCCGATCACATGTGGTGCGCAGCGGATGGAGTAGCGGTCCTGCAGGCGAACCCCGGGTACGCCGGTGTGTTCGGGCAGTACCTGACGGATAGCGGCGGCCGAACGCGACTGTCCCGGATGGGGCTTCATGGCGAAGAGTTCGGGATGGAAGTGGTCGGCATTGCCGGCCATGGCCGTACTGGCCATGGCCGTGATGCGATTGGCAGCGTGCACCAGCTGGCGGGCACGGGCCCAGACGATGCCGGCAATCCCCGTCATCACGGCGGTGCCGTTCATCAGGGCCAGGCCCTCCTTGGGCTTGAGCTGCAGCGGCTCGATACCAATCTCCGCCAGCACCTCGGCCGCCGGTCGCCGGCGGCCCTGGTGGCGAACCTCCCGTTCACCCAGCAGGGTGGCGGCCAGATAGGACAGGGGCGTGAGATCACCACTGGCACCCACCGAACCCTCGGCCGGCATCATGGGCAGGACATCCTCCTGCAGCAGACGCACCAGATTCTCCAGCAGTTCAAGGCGAACACCGGAAACCCCTCGCGCCAGAGAATTCACCCGGGCCAGCATGGTGGCCCGCACCGCCTCGTCGGAGAGGTACTCACCCATGCCACAGCCGTGATAGCGGGTCAGGTTCAGGGGCAGCACATGCAACTGGTCGGCGGGGATGGAGACCGTGCAGGAATCGCCGAAACCGGTGGAGATGCCATAGACCTGGCGGCCACTGGCAATGATTTCGGACACCCGCGCGGCTCCCTGGCGAATGCGGTCACGAAAACCCTCATCCGCGGACAATGACACCGACACACGGCGGCGTGCCACGGCATCCAGGGACGCCACCGCCAGATCGCGGCCACCGATTTCCAGCACCCCGCCACTGCTCACCTGCCCGGGTACCGGGTCCAGACGCTGATTCATTCCTGCTTCTCCAGATCGGCCACTGGCGATGGCGGCGTCGCCTGGACACCGTTGTCCCGCCAGAAGTCATAGAAGTTGTACCACTGATAAGGGTATTGCCGCGCAAGCGTTTCCAGACGACCGGCATACGTCTCCGTCAGCGCCTGCAGTTCCCGATCCCGATCCTTTCGCGGCAGGCGAATGCGATCCGCCACCGGTTCCAGGAATACACGGAAACCGCCATCGTCGTCTTCCATGTAGAAAAAGAAGAACACCGGGCAGGCCAGAACATGGGCCAGCACCCAGGGGCCCACCGGAAAACGGGCCTGTTCGCCCAGAAAGGGGGCGGTGACCGTGGGGCTGTCCCCGGCCACGGGGGTACGATCGCCGACAATCACCACGAACTCCCCGGCATCGACCCGTGACTTGAGCATCAACGCGGTATCCGCGCCGATTTCTTCCACCAGGATCAGATTGGCGCCGAAACGCTCGTTCAGCTCCTGCATGGCACGATTGTAACGCCGGGCGTTGGCCGTGTAGACCAGCGCGTTGAAGGTCACTTCCGGCCAGCGCGCGGCAATCGCCCGGCCCACTTCAAGGTTGCCCACATGGGCGCCGATGAAGAGTGCCCCCTGCCCGGCATCCACCAGGGCCTGAAAGTGTGCCTCATCCGGAAAGGCCGTGCGGGCCTGACTGTCAGCCCCCGACCAGGCTTCCACCCGATTGATGTTGGCCTGCACGAATTGCCAGAAATGGCGGAAACTGTTGCGCCAGCCCGGTGCCGGCAAAGCGGGGTCCAGGGCATGCAGACGGTGAAAATACTGCATGGAGGCACGCCGGGCACGTGCATTGAAGAGCAGGAAATACACCGCCGCCGGGAACAGCACCACCGCCATGCCGCGACGGCCGAGCAGTCGAAAAGCCAGGACGGACAGGCGCAGTGCCAGCAGGCTGCCGCGTTCACCGGTACGGGACCAGTGACGCTCACCGCTCCGGCGGGCGAACAGCAGGCGTGGCAGCCGCCCAAGCATGCCGAAGACCAGGCGGGTGTGCATCCAGCTGATGCGCACATTGTCCCGGAACAGACGAAAGGTGGATCGGCTGCCGGTATCGTAGCGCACCGCCGTGGGCAGAAAGCGCACGGGGACACCACGCCAGAACAGGCGCACCATGATCTCGGTATCGAAATCCATGCGCGCGCCCACGCCCTCCTGGTCGATTACCGCCAGGCTCGCCTCCACCGGATAGACACGGTAGCCACACATGGAGTCGGAAATCCGCAATGACAGGGTCTCGATCCACACCCAGACATGCGTGATGTAACGGGCAAACACCCGTCCGACCGGAACACTCTCGTCATAGCGGGGGCGCCCGGAAACCAGCGCCCCCGGTTCGGCCTCCACCAGGCGTAGCAAGCCCGGCACATCATTCAGATCATGCTGGCCGTCGGCGTCCACCTGCAGGGCATGACTGAATCCGCGCGCACGGGCCAGACGCAGACCGGTGGTCACGGCCATGCCCTTGCCGCGGTTGATCTCGCTGCGGCAAAGATGCACCCCCGCATCGGCGGCGGCCACCTTTCGCAGCACCGCTGCCGTGTCCGGGTCGCTGCCGTCATCCACCAGCAGGCATTCAAGGCCGTGGGCACGCAGGCCGGCGACCACCTCTGCCACCCGCTCGGGCTGGTTGTAGACCGGCACCAGGGCACAGCAGCGAATACTCATGGGGCCTCCCGCAGACGCAGGCAACCTTCCGAGCAGACCGGGCCCTGCCCTTCTCCCATGAGATAACGCCAGTCCAGGCGGTTACCGCGACGCCGAATCTCCAGCGTGAGCTCGCTGTCGGGCTCGATCAGTTCATGGAACTTGACGTGCCGGAGGCCGGCAAAGGGTGGCAGTGTGCGGAAATGTTCGCTGGCAAAGTGATGAACCCAGTGAAGCTGCACGACGCCCGGCAGCACCGGATGCCCCGGGAAATGCCCCGCAAACCAGTCCAGTGCCGCCGGCACACGCAGGCGCAGGCGGATTCCGTCCGGCAGGGATTCACGGGCAATCTGCTCAGGCTGTTTCATGCCGGCCTCTCGAACAAGGCCTGCAGATCCCGCTGCAATACCTTGCCGGTGGCGTTTCGCGGCAGGGCCTCCAGGTAGCGGAAGCGGCGCGGCAGCACCACG encodes the following:
- a CDS encoding beta-ketoacyl-[acyl-carrier-protein] synthase family protein, with the protein product MRCYLNQLGIINSLGGDRDSVLQSLLSGSRAGLNREVTLLRGGRTTVAEWPGPLPAIEPPWRHYNSRNNRLLLAALNQIREAVDAAIQRHGPQRVAVVLGSSTSGVREGEQAVAADHHGQPRPSDYHYRQQEVGSPSDFLADFLAVTGPAMTISTACTSSAKSIIAGARLLQAGLCDVVLAGGVDSLCGLTVNGFDALESVSAGQSNPFSRRRDGINIGEGAALFLMSREAGGLSLMGWGETSDAHHISAPDPEGRGAEAAMRAALDQAGRAAGDVAYLNLHGTGTIKNDLMESHAVARVFPEGVACGSSKGMTGHTLGAAGATEAAFCWLALHPDHGDGRLPPHVWDGEADPALAPLSLIDTDSRVRGGVRLAMSNSFAFGGSNAVLLIGDA
- a CDS encoding MMPL family transporter; amino-acid sequence: MRGALFWLLMLLAVLAVGGFHLAGDGDWLDTDITHLMPAEHQDPVVARALQQDRLGVAGELMLLVTGPTVAAEAAMRAARDELEAAAVARPVRSGSSRDLLDHLADWRFVLLSDTRLEAMRADPAQAYLRAVQARLARPSSTPGLGFDKDPAGFLGDYLSRLPNPYPGLQARGGLWQGERAGEPFWFLPMTLQGEAFDGRFQATVLDALENARLAASAECGDCRLQVTGPVLFAAEQRDLARAEITLISTLSLSGIVLLVLLAFGSLRPVLLGTLALATGVLMAVALSLLLFGRLHVITLVAGTTLLGIAIDYVFKYLVHRAEGDSPGGGADVVRRLRRPLVLGVASSLLCLTVLALSPFPVMRELAVFSGAGLAGAWLTVVWLFPFADRGRPLQLRSRLQQGVNRPVAFFAGLGRVRWLLPLLCLPLGVLAYALIPGSDDLRAFQAELPERLAVDQHLRSLTGTNFPEGFFIVEGDAADTVLEREQALLSRLDQGLADAPIALSRVVPPLTRQKEAHALIGQALNNPRLMEQLQALGLSSAGLQRLRRDWAAADGRWLQPRDLGSGPLAPLADSLWLKHETAPASLVIPRGAPGIESALPPGVRFIRPISLMNENLSAQRRAAGHWILTAAVLGIPLLFVLILGWPRGLRPALAPLCALSITLLFLWLSGIGLNTFVLMGLILGLGVGADYAAFLAAEQRVSPPGVTGIALAAVTTLLAFGLLGLSQVSALGQFGLTVVVGIVAAWLSSFVLACEDGGEGVA
- a CDS encoding LolA family protein; this encodes MMRLAALLMSLCLLTPSAAADTAPEGFEARFEQARTTPGLERPFRSEGRVSWVEGEGLEWRTESPFEYAYLLYLDRIVEEDADGHRREISRREAPWVVSLNELLIAVMSGDEQAMASLFQVRDRSVPDDGHGQVLSLVPRDEALAQQIPRLQLEKNGHIRRVVIEEADGGRLDIRLSEHRGKAPSLPEDDTESGS
- a CDS encoding glycosyltransferase family 2 protein, with product MSIRCCALVPVYNQPERVAEVVAGLRAHGLECLLVDDGSDPDTAAVLRKVAAADAGVHLCRSEINRGKGMAVTTGLRLARARGFSHALQVDADGQHDLNDVPGLLRLVEAEPGALVSGRPRYDESVPVGRVFARYITHVWVWIETLSLRISDSMCGYRVYPVEASLAVIDQEGVGARMDFDTEIMVRLFWRGVPVRFLPTAVRYDTGSRSTFRLFRDNVRISWMHTRLVFGMLGRLPRLLFARRSGERHWSRTGERGSLLALRLSVLAFRLLGRRGMAVVLFPAAVYFLLFNARARRASMQYFHRLHALDPALPAPGWRNSFRHFWQFVQANINRVEAWSGADSQARTAFPDEAHFQALVDAGQGALFIGAHVGNLEVGRAIAARWPEVTFNALVYTANARRYNRAMQELNERFGANLILVEEIGADTALMLKSRVDAGEFVVIVGDRTPVAGDSPTVTAPFLGEQARFPVGPWVLAHVLACPVFFFFYMEDDDGGFRVFLEPVADRIRLPRKDRDRELQALTETYAGRLETLARQYPYQWYNFYDFWRDNGVQATPPSPVADLEKQE
- a CDS encoding ApeI family dehydratase, which codes for MKQPEQIARESLPDGIRLRLRVPAALDWFAGHFPGHPVLPGVVQLHWVHHFASEHFRTLPPFAGLRHVKFHELIEPDSELTLEIRRRGNRLDWRYLMGEGQGPVCSEGCLRLREAP
- a CDS encoding HAL/PAL/TAL family ammonia-lyase; protein product: MNQRLDPVPGQVSSGGVLEIGGRDLAVASLDAVARRRVSVSLSADEGFRDRIRQGAARVSEIIASGRQVYGISTGFGDSCTVSIPADQLHVLPLNLTRYHGCGMGEYLSDEAVRATMLARVNSLARGVSGVRLELLENLVRLLQEDVLPMMPAEGSVGASGDLTPLSYLAATLLGEREVRHQGRRRPAAEVLAEIGIEPLQLKPKEGLALMNGTAVMTGIAGIVWARARQLVHAANRITAMASTAMAGNADHFHPELFAMKPHPGQSRSAAAIRQVLPEHTGVPGVRLQDRYSIRCAPHVIGVLDDTLDWTERWLDIEFNSANDNPLIDPVDGSVYHGGHFYGGHVGQAMDSLKTAIASLADLQDRQMAQLVDARFSNGLPANLASEDNPERDSSHGLKALQISVSAWTAEALKLTMPATAFSRSTECHNQDKVSMGTIAARDALRVLELAEQVCTALLVTVSQALYIREQRNELRGLPATVEATLEAVRQVCPPVHQDRALEMELRALLDTLRDRRIPLENEQ
- the fabG gene encoding 3-oxoacyl-ACP reductase FabG — its product is MSQQDDRRVLVTGASRGIGRAIARRLAEDGWALTLHYRSGRDAAEALAEDIRGAGGRADTLAFDIGDREAVAAALEADVEANGAYYGVICNAGITADNAFPAMPGEDWDRVINTNLGGFYNVVHPLVMPMVRSRKGGRIVAMSSVSGLMGNRGQANYAASKAGIIAAAQSLALELAKRRITVNCVAPGLIETDMVADAPVEEALKLIPAGRVGRPEEVAATVAFLMRDEAAYITRQVFAVNGGMC
- a CDS encoding acyl-CoA thioesterase produces the protein MKAVIQESIELEVPFQDLDPMGVAWHGNYFRYFEAGRAALLRSIDYDYPEMRASEYLWPIVDTRVKYIRPLEYAQRIRVISGIVEWENRLRIDYEIRNLDDDRRLCRAHTIQCAVDARSGELQFVSPPALTDRVRARLEAQAS
- a CDS encoding ApeP family dehydratase is translated as MKSEALLPHGGDMRLIDELASHGDVQAHGCVRLTPAHPFLDADGQVPAWVGLEMMAQTVAAWSGARGQARGERPRMGYLLACRSFDADIPAFPVPGELDIHMQELMRQDNGFGSYSGEIHLDGRVVARGRLSVMEMQGDVVAADGEDQ
- a CDS encoding DUF3261 domain-containing protein, whose protein sequence is MKGHVVLIFTLLLAACAHVSLPPERECERLHARLAYCLIEPAALADPEERLDRVEVRSPEGRQTFIGQIAFDSERTLLVGQSQTGMGLFRIEWDGTRLQQSVRSEEMGLDGRRLLALIQLVFASPDQLATAVIGGRVSDRAMDDGRERRLTLDGGRLLARIHYAPDGEITVEFADELYIRMSPL